A single Epinephelus lanceolatus isolate andai-2023 chromosome 22, ASM4190304v1, whole genome shotgun sequence DNA region contains:
- the LOC117245716 gene encoding uncharacterized protein LOC117245716, whose translation MHSQTPASESVPEEWAEIPQERCLMLVSGYAENSQEGEQLQGLEEDDITFTFAVVPLKAEDEEEEPQSSQLHQSQIEENREAEPPASSSAEQMETGADGEDCGGPEPARNSDPDTHLQPETDDSDDWTETREPQSGSKSLKNDEDPVSDLRFRGCEKPFSCSECGKRFERKLHLQLHRRTHTGEKPFSCTECGKKFSERGNLKAHMRPHTGEKPFNCSVCGKSFGVGGNLRTHMRTHTGEKPFNCAECGKGFSQSGSLKMHMKTHTGEKPFSCSECGKRYSERRNLKAHMRTHSGEKPPSGSECGKRNYSRTGPGEHMRSHTGENTLSCSVCDKKFSRKKDFSDHMRFHTGEKPFSCTECGKRYCQSGTLRRHMRFHTGEKPFSCSQCWKRFYRKIELEDHTRYHTGEKPFSCSVCKRSFTERGNLRKHMRTHTGERPFNCSVCSKSFPHKQTLNNHMRTHTGQKPFSCSVCHQSFTWRYQLINHQCHSSQTHQTETEENREAEPPASSSAQQIETRS comes from the exons atgcatagccagacaccagcATCAGAGAGCGTTCCTGAGGAATGGGCTGAGATTCCTCAGGAACGCTGTCTGATgctggtgtctggctatgca gaaaacagtcaggagggagagcagcttcaagggctggaggaggatgatATCACCTTCACATTCGCTGTTGTCCCTTTGAaggctgaagatgaagaggaagaacctcagtcctcacagcttcatcaaagTCAAATTGAGgagaacagagaggcagagcctccagccagcagctcagctgAGCAGATGGAAACTGGAGCTGatggagaggactgtggaggaccagaaccagccaggaactcagatccagatacacatttacagcctgagactgatgacagtgatgattggACAGAGACCAGAGAACCTCAGTCTGGTTCAAAGTCCCTGAAAAATGATGAAGACCCTGTCAGTGATTTGAGATTTCGTGGTTGTGAGAAACCattcagctgctctgagtgtgggaaaagatttgaaCGCAAACTACACCTGCAGCTACATAGGAgaactcatacaggagaaaaaccGTTCAGCTGCACTGAGTGTGGGAAGAAATTTAGTGAACGTGGAAATCTGAAGGCACACATGAGacctcatacaggagagaaaccatttaatTGCTCTGTATGTGGAAAAAGTTTTGGTGTAGGTGGAAATCTGAGGACACATATGAGaacccacacaggagagaaaccattcaaTTGCGCTGAGTGTGGGAAAGGATTCAGTCAAAGTGGGTCTCTGAAGATGCACATGAAaactcatacaggagaaaaaccatttagctgctctgagtgtgggaaaagatatAGTGAACGGCGAAATCTGAAGgcacacatgagaactcatTCAGGAGAGAAACCACCAAGcggctctgagtgtgggaaaagaaaTTACAGTCGGACAGGTCCGGGGgaacacatgagatctcatacaggagaaaaTACATTGAGTTGCTCTGTGTGTGATAAAAAATTTTCCCGTAAGAAAGATTTCAGTGACCACATGAGAtttcatacaggagagaaacctttTAGCTGcactgagtgtgggaaaagatatTGTCAGAGTGGAACACTGAGGCGACACATGAgatttcacacaggagagaaaccatttagctgctctcaGTGTTGGAAAAGATTCTATCGTAAGATAGAATTGGAGGATCACACAAGAtatcacacaggagagaaacctttCAGCTGCTCGGTTTGTAAGAGGTCTTTTACAGAAAGAGGAAACTTAAGGAAACACATGAGAACCCACACAGGAGAAAGACCGTTCAACTGCTCAGTGTGTAGTAAAAGTTTCCCTCACAAACAAACCTTAAATAATCACATGAGAACCCACACAGGACAGAAACCTTTTAGCTGCAGTGTTTGTCACCAAAGTTTCACCTGGCGTTACCAGCTCATAAACCATCAGTGTCATTCTTCACAGACTCATCAAACTGAGACTGAGgagaacagagaggcagagcctccagccagcagctcagctcAACAGATAGAAACAAGAAGCTGA